AAAAGGGTATAATGCGTTTGCTTTAATTTATCGTCCTGGTGCACAAACTGGTTGTGAAGATCTTGCAAGGGCAATTGCTTTTTTGTATGAGAATGCTGACGAGCTTGGAATAGATATGAAAGACTATTCTCTATGGGGAGGTTCAGCCGGGGCACGGCTGGTAACATGGCTTGGAAGTTATGGTACAGAAAACTTTGGTGAGAAACAATATCCGCGTCCTGCAGTCGTGATCATGCAATATACTGGTTTGTCTGAAGTAACAGGGAAAGAACCTCCAACATTTGCATGTGTTGGAACAAATGATTGGATTGTACCTTATAAAGTAATGGAAGATAGGATCAATAAGATAAGAAAAAATGGAATTGATGCAGAAATAAAAATCTTTCCCGGACTTTCACACGGATTTGGACTTGGTGAAGGAACTATCGCGGAAGGATGGATCAATGATGCTATTAAATTCTGGGAAAAACACATGAAAAAATAATATTTGGGAGGAATAGAAAATGGCTAATTCTAAAATTCTCATCGCTTATTTTTCTCGCAGGGGAAACAATTATTTCAATGGCAGAATTACTAATTTGTCAATTGGAAATACAGAAATAGTTGCTCAAAAAATACAAAAACTAACAGGTAGTGATCTATTCGAAATCAAAACAGTAAAGCAATATCCAGAAGATTATTATAAAACAACGGAAATGGCAAAAGAAGAAAAAAGGAAAAATGCTAGACCAGAACTTGCAAATAAACTCGAAAATATAAGTTCATATGAAATGATTTTCCTTAGATATCCCAATTGGTGGGGAACAATGCCAATGGCAGTATTTACTTTTTTAGAGTCTTACGATTTTACAGGAAAGACCATTGCTCCATTTTGCACACACGAAGGGAGTGGACTTGGAAGTAGTGAACACGATATAAAGAAATTGTGCCCAAATGCAAATGTATTACCAGGACTAGCTATTAGAGGGAGTAATGTTAACCAAGCTGACAAAGACATTCAAAACTGGTTATCAAAACTTGGTTTATCAACTTAAAAAATGAGGAAAAATTAAAATGGGTAAGAATAGCTGAAATCTAATGTGATCTAAAATCTTTAAAAAGGGGTATATTAATGAAAATAGCTGAGGTTAGTAAAAAATA
The DNA window shown above is from Thermotoga profunda AZM34c06 and carries:
- a CDS encoding flavodoxin yields the protein MANSKILIAYFSRRGNNYFNGRITNLSIGNTEIVAQKIQKLTGSDLFEIKTVKQYPEDYYKTTEMAKEEKRKNARPELANKLENISSYEMIFLRYPNWWGTMPMAVFTFLESYDFTGKTIAPFCTHEGSGLGSSEHDIKKLCPNANVLPGLAIRGSNVNQADKDIQNWLSKLGLST